The Macaca fascicularis isolate 582-1 chromosome 1, T2T-MFA8v1.1 genome includes a window with the following:
- the FMOD gene encoding fibromodulin translates to MQWTSLLLLAGLFSLSQAQYDDDPHWWFHYLRSQQSTYYDPYDPYPYETYEPYPYGVDEGPAYTYGSPSPPDPRDCPQECDCPPNFPTAMYCDNRNLKYLPFVPSRMKYVYFQNNQITSIQEGVFDNATGLLWIALHGNQITSDKVGKKVFSKLRHLERLYLDHNNLTRMPGPLPRSLRELHLDHNQISRVPNNALEGLENLTALYLHHNEIQEVGSSMRGLRSLILLDLSYNHLRRVPDGLPSALEQLYMEHNNVYTVPDSYFRGAPKLLYVRLSHNSLTNNGLASNTFNSSSLLELDLSYNQLQKIPPVNTNLENLYLQGNRINEFSISSFCTVVDVVNFSKLQVLRLDGNEIKRSAMPADAPLCLRLASLIEI, encoded by the exons ATGCAGTGGACCTCCCTCCTGCTGCTGGCAGggctcttctccctctcccaggcCCAGTATGATGATGACCCTCATTGGTGGTTCCACTACCTCCGCAGCCAGCAGTCCACCTACTACGATCCCTATGACCCTTACCCATATGAGACCTACGAGCCTTACCCCTATGGGGTGGACGAAGGGCCAGCATACACCTATGGCTCTCCATCCCCTCCAGATCCCCGCGACTGCCCCCAGGAGTGCGACTGCCCACCCAACTTCCCCACAGCCATGTACTGTGACAATCGCAACCTCAAGTATCTGCCCTTCGTTCCCTCCCGCATGAAGTATGTGTACTTCCAGAACAACCAGATCACCTCCATCCAGGAAGGTGTCTTTGACAATGCCACGGGGCTGCTCTGGATTGCTCTCCATGGCAACCAGATCACCAGTGATAAGGTGGGCAAGAAGGTCTTCTCCAAGCTGAGGCACCTGGAGAGGCTGTACCTGGACCACAACAACCTGACCCGGATGCCTGGTCCCCTGCCTCGATCCCTGAGAGAGCTCCATCTCGACCATAACCAGATTTCACGGGTCCCTAACAATGCTCTGGAGGGGCTGGAGAACCTCACAGCCTTGTACCTCCACCACAATGAGATCCAGGAAGTGGGCAGTTCCATGAGGGGCCTCCGGTCACTAATCTTGCTGGACCTGAGTTATAACCACCTTCGGAGGGTGCCTGATGGGCTGCCCTCAGCTCTTGAGCAGCTGTACATGGAGCACAACAATGTCTACACCGTCCCCGATAGCTACTTCCGGGGGGCGCCCAAGCTGCTGTATGTGCGGCTGTCCCACAACAGTCTAACCAACAATGGCCTGGCCTCCAACACCTTCAATTCCAGCAGCCTCCTTGAGCTAGACCTCTCCTACAACCAGCTGCAGAAGATTCCCCCAGTCAACACCAACCTGGAGAACCTCTACCTCCAAGGCAATAGGATCAATG AGTTCTCCATCAGCAGCTTCTGCACCGTGGTGGACGTCGTGAACTTCTCCAAGCTGCAGGTGCTGCGCCTGGACGGGAACGAGATCAAGCGCAGCGCCATGCCTGCCGACGCGCCCCTCTGCCTGCGCCTCGCCAGCCTCATCGAGATCTGA